GCAAGTGCATTGCGCCGAATGTGTGCGGATGTGCCGTCGTCCCTGGACCGGATCAGACCTACCAGCGGTGCGAGTACGGGCTGTGCAACGCCATGGGCAGATGCCGCTGCCAGGTGGGCAAGACGCGTTTCATAGACAGATGCATGTCGCCGGACACGGTCACCACATACGCCTCGTTGAACACCATGCGGGTGAACAGCTCGCTCATTCAGGAATTCAATCTGCTGCTCGGCAGGCACTTCAATTTGACCACTCACAACGAAATGTGGTGGTTTTAAGATAAGCCCTACAGTGTTCTTCCACTAACGCACACTTACTATTTCAGAGTCACAAAGAAATCACAAATAAATACTCATACATTTCTCAACCGCCGCGTTCTTATCAGTGGGTTCtatcactaaccatacaacatgtTGTATGTTGTAGGGTTAGTGGTTCTATGCATATCTTGTGGTTTCATCGAATAATAACTACCCACTACCCACTtcactaaaataataaatgtattgcATTGTTTCTAAGgggaaatgtttttcaatttataaggCATTTGTTTCAAGTTTGTTGCATTTTCCTCTGCCAAATCAATATACCCCACGATTGCCGGGTACTGAAATAGTAATTATCTTCATAGGAATATAGAACATTTCTTTCTCCGGACACTTAAAAAGCCGAGCTTGACACAAACGACAATTTAGTAGCTCCGAGACGTTGACGAGCGTTGCGCTCGCATTCCAAGAGCCGACCTCACTCTCAGATTGAAACCGACTCGGCGAAATGCACTTGACATCCACGCTGATTGGCCTTCTTATCGTCGGCTTGGGGATCGAGCTACCCACTCCCTGCGTCGCCCAGTTTTGGCTACTGGCAAATCCCGCTCCTCAATGGTGGCGCAATGAGGCCCTGGCCAAAAGACCCTCCGGAATCTGCTACAAGTCTGTCACGTAAGTAACCCATTCGAATGGAAGAAGTAGTCGTAATATCCCATTCCCTTTAGTGTGGATACCGTGAATCCGAATTCCCGAAGACGACAGATCTCCTACTGCTGCGATGACTATGTGAACGAGGGCAACAGCCAAAACCTGAACTGTGTGCCCATCTGCAGGGAGGATTGCTCGAATGGCGTGTGCATTGCGCCCGGAAATTGCGAGTGTGCTCCTGGATACGACCGGAGGGACGGGAAGTGCCgaattgaataattaaataaaaatacataagcaaaacaaattaagttaCTTATTAGCTGTCAATTAATAATCTATTTTGATCTAAGCAAAGGTCAAGacaatttaaaagatttgaaACAAGATTGTGAAGTGATGATCAATATTTTCGAAGGTATAGAAATATCTTTACTTTCTTAAacaacttattatttttattttttatatataatttttttttttgtgggttaATCAGATGGATGATATTTGCGAGGAAAAGAATTATACCATTTTTTTGCGAGAAAGAAATACTgatgaaatgaaaaaatattcattCGCTATATTTAAACACAACAGTCTGCTTAGTTATTAATTCACAAGAAAAAAACGAAggtttttaaatgtgttacatggtttcatttatatattgtGTACTTTTTATCAATTTCACAGTCTTAGAGTAAGAGTctcataatattttttttcctaataAATTCGGTgatcgtcattaaattgctcTGCGACTTCAGTGCTCACCATTCATCTCCACTCAAACGCTCTCGCGAGTACCTGAAGTCATCAACATTTCTTGGAATTACCCAAAGgcaatacattttgtttacgAGTCGCAAAATATAGAAGAGACTTATTGCCTTGCCTCATCGGCTTGAGAGCAAACCTTCGCTCCGTTTGCCTCATTGATAGATCCCAATGGCAATGGCGAGGTGCTGATTAGGAGGGGGACAAGAGGTCGTCGGAGGCGATATGCGACTGAGAGACCGGCTGCTTCGCATCGGAAGTCGATTAGTCGATTAGTTGAAGTGCAACTACAGCCGCCAACGGACGTGGTCGTGGGCGCACTATTAATTTCCATACCCAATCCGTAATCCGTAATCAAGTGACTTCACCATGAGGTCATCACTATGTCAGCTGCTGTCCCTGGCTATTCTGATGGCCATCTGTGCCCTGGTTCAGGGGCAATTCAAGACGTCTGGCATCAAGACGCGCCAGCCGCCATCCGGAAACCTACAGCTGGCCGAAAATAATAGTGAGTTTGGCTGGAGCAGCTACAACCAAACGAACTTTGCCTGGAACAGCAGTCACAACCAGATTAACAATGGCTGGAACAGCAGCCAGAACCAGGGTAGCCAGTATGGCTGGAGCAGCCAAAACCGTGTGGGCCAGGAGTCGAGTGGATTTGTGCCCGCCGAGACATACCAACCGGCCACTCTGCCGCCACTCTATGGACACTATGTGCAGGCAGTGACTCCGCCGGCCTATCGCACCCCTGCCCCCCAAATCCTCGATGCAACGGCCCTGTTCATCAACAAAACCCGATCTGCCATCGCCAGCGGCATCTGCTTCAAGGATGTTCCGTAAGTTTCGgggaaaacacacaaaaataaaaccaatcgGGTGGAAAACATATGTGCTTTAAGTTATCACCCAATTCGGAAATCATTCGAAAACAAggcaaacaattaaaatagtGAACTAACGACCTCAACTTCCTCCGCTGGCCTGATAATTAAATGCGACTTGATTTCACCAGTATATGTATGCcaagctaataatgtaaattaatttaatgtgcAACGAGCAGAAAGTTGGTAGATAAGCGTTAAGCTAACAGTCTGGGcttttcagtttatttttggaattaaTGGGCAATGTGTTtggaacttttaaaattatatactgtataaattaatttgtgtttaaagaaaattgaaaacaattgcttggaattaaagccaaaacactaattataatacaaaatgCTAGCTAAAGCAAACACcgtattaaaaatacttgtaTACAATTGAACTCTCTTTTTACGTTCTCTTTAACAACTCATTTACAGCTTAATTTAAAGACTCAATAtactaaaaattgtttattgacCGTAGGTagtataaatatacattacAAAAATTCCATTGCTTGAAGTTATGAGAAGACGTAGGtccctatttttaatttttggtgcATAAACTTTTGAATGAATTATTTCTGGTAAGAAAATGGATAAAAGGTTAATTAAAAGGTTTGctcttattttcattttattttgaattctaGCACCTCTTCGCTCCTGCGCAATTCCCAGGATAAGTTCGTGGGCAATGGCACCACGCCGGACATGAGTCGCATCGAGGTCTGTTGCGAGGGCTACGAGCGCAACCCGCACATTTACCGCCGCTGCGAGCCCATCTGCGCTGACGACTGTCCCAACGGGATCTGCACGGCGCCCAACACATGTGTCTGCATCCCTGGCCACGTGCGCACCTCCGAGGGCAAGTGCATCTCGACCTGCCCCCTGGGCTGCGGCAACGGGACTTGCGACGAGAGGAACGAGTGCAAGTGCCGCGAAGGTTACTCCTTGGAGCCAGTGAGCGGCAAGTACTGCCAGCCGGAGTGCAATCCGGGCTGCTCCTTCGGCCGCTGTGTGGCGCCCAACAAATGCGCCTGCCTTGAAGGCTACCGCCTGGCCGCCGACGGATCCTGCGAACCGGTCTGCGACTCCTGCGAGAACGGCAGGTGCACGGCCCCAGGAcactgcaactgcaacggCGGCTACCTCAAGCTCCAAGGTCGCTGTGAGCCCATTTGCTCCATGTAAGTAGTGTGCCTTCTTTGTAACATGTACTCAAGATCCTTTGATCAAGATTTTAGAACAGCTTTCAACTAGTCAACTCTAGGAAAATATCAatctttttatctttaaataacttaatatcTTTACGGGTTAAGTGGTTTAAAAAAGGCCTTCGACTACAGTTTTAAACTCTTcggtataaaaatgaaactaaaaagaCCTTTTTAAGACCCTTTTATTAAACctatactttaattttaaggtgtagcaaatttataaaaatataacaaactgattttaaattgtttcccCCAACCGCAGTCCCTGCAAGAACGGACGGTGCATTGGCCCGGACATCTGTGAGTGCGCCTCCGGATTCGAGTGGGACCGGAAGAAGTCCGAGTGCCTGCCAAAGTGCGACGTGCCGTGCCTGAACGGTGTCTGCGTGGGCAACAACCAGTGCGAGTGCAGGACGGGATATGTGAAGGACGAGCACCAGCGGAACATCTGCCAGCCCCACTGCCCCCAGGGATGTCCGAACGGATTCTGCAGTGCCCCCAACTTTTGCATCTGCAGGCCGGGATTCATTAAGAGCGGCATCAAGGGACGCCTGACATGCCAGGCCGTCTAAGTAGGACTctaagtttttattgtttttcttagTTGAAATTAAATAGACGTCCGATCAGGGCATTGAACTCGTAAGCTAGCTGACCGTTGAAATGCTTTCTCTTCTCGCTGGTGTACAGTTGCTCGCCAAAATGGTCTGCCTTCCAGCAGCGATCGATGGTGTGAGTTTCGCCCGCAGGGCAGGTGCAATGGCCCACATCGTCGCACCTTCCGTTCAGGCAATGCTGCTGGCCCTGGCCACAACCGCAAACTTCGGGACTCAGACACCGACCGTATTTGCCGCAGGATCTGTGGAATAAGAAGGACAT
This genomic stretch from Drosophila gunungcola strain Sukarami unplaced genomic scaffold, Dgunungcola_SK_2 000001F, whole genome shotgun sequence harbors:
- the LOC128262427 gene encoding platelet endothelial aggregation receptor 1, whose amino-acid sequence is MHLTSTLIGLLIVGLGIELPTPCVAQFWLLANPAPQWWRNEALAKRPSGICYKSVTVDTVNPNSRRRQISYCCDDYVNEGNSQNLNCVPICREDCSNGVCIAPGNCECAPGYDRRDGKCRIE
- the LOC128262423 gene encoding epidermal growth factor-like protein, producing MRSSLCQLLSLAILMAICALVQGQFKTSGIKTRQPPSGNLQLAENNSEFGWSSYNQTNFAWNSSHNQINNGWNSSQNQGSQYGWSSQNRVGQESSGFVPAETYQPATLPPLYGHYVQAVTPPAYRTPAPQILDATALFINKTRSAIASGICFKDVPTSSLLRNSQDKFVGNGTTPDMSRIEVCCEGYERNPHIYRRCEPICADDCPNGICTAPNTCVCIPGHVRTSEGKCISTCPLGCGNGTCDERNECKCREGYSLEPVSGKYCQPECNPGCSFGRCVAPNKCACLEGYRLAADGSCEPVCDSCENGRCTAPGHCNCNGGYLKLQGRCEPICSIPCKNGRCIGPDICECASGFEWDRKKSECLPKCDVPCLNGVCVGNNQCECRTGYVKDEHQRNICQPHCPQGCPNGFCSAPNFCICRPGFIKSGIKGRLTCQAV